The DNA region GACGCGTTCCGCGGCGGACTCGCGCGCGGAGGACGCGTGGCTGCGCGCCGAGCACGCCGGGATCATGTCCGTGTTCGGCGAAGAGGAACCGCCGTATGTGGACGCGGTCGCGGCGGCGGGCGCGCTGATGGACAAGCGTCGCCGGATCGTCGCCGAACTCGACGGGCTGCTCATCGCGCGGGACCGAGCCCGAGCGGACTTGCTTTCCGCGCGACAGGAAGTGGAGCGGATCACCGGGGAACAGCAGGAGGCCGAGGAGCGGATCGGCCACGCCGCGGGCGGTGTCGCCGCGGCGGGCGCGGAACTCGTGGCGGACTGCGTGGCCTACCTGGCGGCGGCGACCGGGTTCGCGATAGCCGACGTCGACGCCGTGATCGGTGACCTTGAGGGGTGGGTGGAGTCGGCGACCGGACCGAACCCGGTCACCGCCGCGGTCGACCAAGCGGTGTCCGACGCGACGGCCGACCTGGGCAGGCGGCAGGCATCCGTCGACGCGGAGTCGGCCGCCGTCAAGCGCGAGACGGCCGACGTCGAGGCCGAGGTCCGTCGCCTGACCGCGGGTGGGCACGACGCGCCGCCGTCGCCCCACACCCGCGATCCGATCGGCCGTGCGGGCAGGCCGGGCGCTCCACTGTGGAGGGTGGTGGACTTCGCCGACGGTGTGGGCGACGCCGATCGGGCGGGACTGGAGGCCGCGCTGGAGGCGTCGGGCATCCTGGACGCGTGGGTGACTCCGGACGGGGAACTCCGGGACAGGATCACTGACGACACAATCGTTCGGCCCACGGGTCCCGCGCCGGGCGGCGGCCTGGCCCAGCTCTTGGTCCCCGCGATCGACCGAGCCGACGAGTCCGCCGCGGCGCTGGACGACGCGGCTGTCGCCACGGTGCTGCGGTCCATCGGCGTCGGGGAAGGCACCACGTGGGTCGATGTCGACGGCCGGTTCCAGGTCGGCGTGCTGGCGGGTTCCTGGCACAAGGACTCCGCCGTCTACCTCGGCGAGGGCGCCCGCGAGGCGGCCCGCCGGGCGCGGCTCGCGTTCCTACGCTCGGAACTCGACCGCCTGGCGGAGCTCATCAACGAGTTGGCGGCCGCGAGGCGCGAACTGGATGCCATGCTGGACGTCCTCCGGCAAGAGCGAAAGCGGTTGCCCGCCGACGAGCCGCTTCGCGAGGCGCACAGCGCTCTCGCCGCCGCGCACGCCGCCAAGCGAGTCATCGATCAGAACCTCGGCGCGGCGGCAGTCCGCGCGAAGGAATCGGCGGATCAAGCGGCTGTGGCCGAGCGACGGGCCGACGAGTTCGCCGATGATGTGAGCCTTCCCGCCGATCGCGCCCGGCTCGACGACGTGCGCGCCGCGACCGGGGAGTATCGGATCGCGCTGACCGGGTTGTGGCCCGCGGCCCAGGCCGCGTGGCGGGCGGCACGCGAGGTGACCGAGGTCGAGGAGGAGATGGCCACCGCCGAGGAGAAGCTGGCGGTCGCCGCCGAGGAGGCAGGCGAGGCGCGGGAGCGGTCGCTGGCCGCCGACGAGACCTTGAACGTCCTCATCGAGACCGCGGGCGCGGGCGTCGACGATCTCTACCGCAAGCTGAACGCGGCCAAGGCGGCACTCGAAGCCGCCGCGGCGACGGAGAAGCACGCCCGCGCGTCGGAATCCCAGGCACTTGGGGACAAAGGCAAGGCCGAAGGACTCCGCGAGCGGTTGGCGGATGAGATCCAGGAGGCCACGCAGGAGCGTGCCACCGCCATCGACGACCTCCGGGCCTTCACCGCGACCGGCCTGCTGGCCACCGCGCTCCCTGATCTCGACACCCCGGACCCGAACACCGAATGGGCCGCCAAGCCCGCCGTCGCCGTCGCCCGCGCCATCAACGCCGCCTTGGAGGGGCTGGACGACGCCGACCGGCCGTGGGAACTGATCCAGCAGCGGGTGACCGCCGAGCACAAGCTGCTGACCGACGCCCTTTCGCGGCAAGGACATTCCGTCGGGATGACCGTGCGCAGCGGCGTGATCGTGGTGGACGTCCGGTTCCAGGGCCGCACCCTGGACGTGCCGACCCTGGTCGACGCCCTCGCCGCCGAGACCGAGCAGCGCGCGACCCTGCTGTCGGCCAAGGAACGCGAGATCCTGGAGAACCACCTGATCAACGAGGTCGCAGGCACGCTCCAGGAACTGATCGCCGGAGCCGAACAGCAGGTGAGCGGTATCAACGCCGATCTGGAGGCCAGGCCCACCTCCACCGGGATGCGCCTGCGGCTGCTCTGGAAGTCGGCGAAGTCCGCGCCGGACGGACTGGACCGCGTCCGCGACCGTCTGCTCCGCCAGACCGCCGACGCCTGGAGCCCGGCCGACCGCGCGCTGGTGGGCGGGTTCCTACAGGAGCAGATCAACCGGGAACA from Alloactinosynnema sp. L-07 includes:
- a CDS encoding TIGR02680 family protein, with the protein product MTQEPRTQRWQPLRTGLVDLFYYDVEEFHFHDGRLLFRGNNGTGKSKVLALTLPFLLDGDLAPHRVEPDGDRNKRMEWNLLLGGRHPHSERLGYTWLEFGRLDENGAPEYRTIGCGLKAVAGRGMARHWFFVTSQRVGPEFSLVSPTKVALTRERLKEAVAGFGTVYDTATDYRRAVDEALFGLGSHRYEALVNLLIQLRQPQLTKRPDEKLLSRALTEALPPLDQTLVATVADAFRGLDEERDAVLGLSEAKSAAETFLGHYRRYASVAAKRRSVQPRRAHSKYEKLSASLTEADAAFHAAVTALAAAETKLAELASERAVVDARIRALENSPEMDNARKLADAREEADRLARFAQARERDQVAAAEGLNAKRGKLDRVRRDAEGDAAALTRTRSAADSRAEDAWLRAEHAGIMSVFGEEEPPYVDAVAAAGALMDKRRRIVAELDGLLIARDRARADLLSARQEVERITGEQQEAEERIGHAAGGVAAAGAELVADCVAYLAAATGFAIADVDAVIGDLEGWVESATGPNPVTAAVDQAVSDATADLGRRQASVDAESAAVKRETADVEAEVRRLTAGGHDAPPSPHTRDPIGRAGRPGAPLWRVVDFADGVGDADRAGLEAALEASGILDAWVTPDGELRDRITDDTIVRPTGPAPGGGLAQLLVPAIDRADESAAALDDAAVATVLRSIGVGEGTTWVDVDGRFQVGVLAGSWHKDSAVYLGEGAREAARRARLAFLRSELDRLAELINELAAARRELDAMLDVLRQERKRLPADEPLREAHSALAAAHAAKRVIDQNLGAAAVRAKESADQAAVAERRADEFADDVSLPADRARLDDVRAATGEYRIALTGLWPAAQAAWRAAREVTEVEEEMATAEEKLAVAAEEAGEARERSLAADETLNVLIETAGAGVDDLYRKLNAAKAALEAAAATEKHARASESQALGDKGKAEGLRERLADEIQEATQERATAIDDLRAFTATGLLATALPDLDTPDPNTEWAAKPAVAVARAINAALEGLDDADRPWELIQQRVTAEHKLLTDALSRQGHSVGMTVRSGVIVVDVRFQGRTLDVPTLVDALAAETEQRATLLSAKEREILENHLINEVAGTLQELIAGAEQQVSGINADLEARPTSTGMRLRLLWKSAKSAPDGLDRVRDRLLRQTADAWSPADRALVGGFLQEQINREHSEDIGGGWADQLTRALDYRSWHEFAIQRFQDGQWRSASGPASGGERVLAASVPLFAAASSFYSSAGNPHAPRLIALDEAFAGVDDDSRAKCLGLLASFDLDVVMTSEREWGCYPEVPGLAISQLTRRDGIDAVLVTPWRWDGKQRSKLPRPGSGSITGSLFD